The Desulfobacteraceae bacterium genome contains a region encoding:
- the pnp gene encoding polyribonucleotide nucleotidyltransferase — protein MTVLLKTEIGGKPFSIQAGKVAKQASGSVVVQYGDTIVLVTVVAANEERAEVDFLPLSVEYQEKIYAAGRIPGNYFRREIGRPSEKETLTARLIDRPIRPLFPKNYRFETQVIATVLSMDQENDPDVLAMVGASAALHISDIPFAGPIASVRVGRIDGRFKVNPTIAEWETSDINIIVAGSKTGVVMVEGGSKMVSEADVLEAIFFGHKEMQPLIALQEELREKIAKPKRVIPEAERDEELAARIEAEILDDLKAGLRIPAKLERQDRLRALKADLITRLGEAYADRRKVVAEIFSDLKKRVSREMILKEGRRIDGRRFDEIRPISCEVGILPRPHGSALFTRGETQVLGVLTLGSGPDEQRVETLSGEEFRPFMLHYNFPPFSVGEVKRIGGPSRRDIGHGGLSTRALERVIPAKEDFDYTIRLVSEVLESNGSSSMGTVCAGTLALMDGGVPIKAPVSGIAMGLVKEGDQVAVLSDILGDEDHTGDMDFKVTGSREGITALQMDIKILELSRDILTQALEQARVGRLFILDKMLAALGKPRQEISSFAPKVYIVKIHPDKIRELIGPGGKVIRGIQSETNTRLEVDDSGTVKIAATSQKDGDAALKMVNDIVMDPEVGAIYDGTVVKITDFGAFVQIMPGTDGLCHISQLATHRVKKVSDIVKEGDTLRVKVLEVGRDGKIRLSHKAVLEGQHESGA, from the coding sequence ATGACCGTTTTACTGAAAACAGAGATCGGCGGCAAGCCCTTCAGCATCCAGGCCGGCAAGGTGGCCAAACAGGCCTCCGGCTCGGTGGTGGTGCAGTACGGCGATACCATCGTGCTGGTCACCGTCGTCGCCGCCAACGAGGAACGGGCGGAAGTCGATTTTCTGCCCCTGTCGGTGGAATACCAGGAAAAGATCTACGCCGCGGGCCGCATTCCGGGGAATTATTTCCGGCGTGAAATCGGGCGCCCCAGCGAAAAGGAAACCTTGACGGCGCGCTTGATCGACCGGCCCATCCGGCCCCTTTTCCCCAAGAATTACCGCTTCGAAACCCAGGTGATCGCCACCGTGCTGTCCATGGACCAGGAAAACGACCCCGACGTCCTGGCGATGGTGGGCGCCTCGGCGGCGCTGCACATCTCCGACATCCCCTTCGCCGGACCGATCGCCTCCGTCCGGGTGGGCCGCATCGACGGCCGGTTCAAGGTCAACCCGACCATCGCGGAATGGGAGACCTCGGATATCAACATCATTGTTGCCGGCTCCAAAACCGGAGTCGTGATGGTCGAAGGTGGCAGCAAGATGGTCAGCGAAGCCGATGTGCTGGAAGCCATCTTCTTCGGCCACAAGGAAATGCAGCCCCTGATCGCGCTGCAGGAGGAACTGCGGGAAAAGATCGCCAAGCCCAAACGGGTCATCCCCGAAGCCGAGCGCGACGAGGAGTTGGCCGCCAGAATCGAAGCCGAAATTCTGGACGACTTGAAGGCCGGGCTCCGCATTCCCGCCAAGCTGGAGCGCCAGGACCGTTTACGGGCGCTGAAAGCCGACCTGATCACGCGCCTGGGGGAGGCCTACGCCGACCGCAGGAAGGTGGTCGCCGAAATTTTCAGCGATCTCAAGAAGCGGGTCAGCCGGGAGATGATTCTGAAGGAGGGCCGCCGCATTGACGGCCGCAGGTTCGATGAAATCCGGCCGATCAGCTGTGAGGTCGGGATCCTGCCGCGGCCTCACGGCAGCGCCCTCTTCACCCGCGGCGAAACCCAGGTACTGGGGGTCCTGACGCTGGGATCCGGCCCCGACGAGCAGCGCGTGGAAACCCTGAGCGGCGAGGAGTTCCGTCCCTTCATGCTGCACTACAACTTCCCGCCCTTCTCGGTGGGGGAGGTCAAGCGCATCGGCGGCCCCAGCCGGCGCGACATCGGCCACGGCGGGCTTTCCACCCGCGCGCTGGAGCGGGTCATCCCGGCCAAGGAGGATTTCGACTATACCATCCGCCTGGTTTCCGAGGTCCTGGAATCCAACGGGTCCTCCTCCATGGGAACGGTCTGTGCCGGCACCCTGGCCCTGATGGACGGGGGCGTGCCCATCAAGGCGCCGGTATCGGGCATCGCCATGGGGCTGGTCAAAGAGGGCGACCAGGTGGCCGTCCTGTCGGACATCCTCGGCGACGAGGACCACACCGGGGATATGGACTTCAAGGTCACCGGCAGCCGCGAGGGGATCACGGCCCTGCAGATGGACATCAAGATCCTCGAGCTCTCGCGCGACATTCTGACCCAGGCTCTGGAGCAGGCGCGCGTTGGCCGGCTCTTCATTCTGGACAAAATGCTGGCCGCGCTGGGCAAGCCGCGCCAGGAGATCTCCAGCTTCGCCCCCAAGGTCTATATCGTCAAGATCCACCCCGACAAGATCCGCGAGTTGATCGGACCGGGCGGCAAGGTGATCCGCGGGATCCAGAGCGAAACCAACACCCGCCTGGAGGTGGACGATTCGGGGACCGTCAAGATCGCGGCCACCTCCCAGAAAGATGGCGACGCCGCCCTGAAAATGGTCAACGACATCGTCATGGACCCCGAGGTGGGCGCCATCTACGATGGCACCGTGGTCAAAATCACCGATTTCGGCGCCTTCGTGCAGATCATGCCGGGAACCGACGGGTTGTGCCACATCTCGCAGCTGGCCACCCATCGGGTGAAGAAGGTGAGCGATATCGTCAAGGAGGGCGACACCCTCAGGGTGAAAGTCCTGGAGGTCGGTCGGGACGGCAAAATCCGCCTGAGCCACAAGGCCGTGCTTGAAGGGCAGCATGAAAGCGGCGCTTAG
- the rpsO gene encoding 30S ribosomal protein S15 → MVLTSIDKKGLIDQFKLHESDTGSPEVQIGLLTHRISYLTEHLKVHKKDHHSRRGLLMLVGQRRRLLNYVKNKDVKRYRAIIDTLGLRR, encoded by the coding sequence GTGGTACTGACTTCAATCGACAAAAAGGGGCTTATCGATCAATTCAAACTGCACGAAAGCGATACCGGTTCCCCGGAAGTTCAGATAGGGCTCTTGACCCATCGCATTTCCTATCTCACCGAGCATCTCAAGGTGCACAAGAAGGATCACCACTCCCGCAGGGGGCTGCTGATGCTCGTCGGCCAGCGCCGCCGGCTGCTCAACTACGTCAAGAACAAGGATGTCAAGCGCTACCGTGCCATCATCGACACTTTAGGGTTGCGGCGATAA